The Hevea brasiliensis isolate MT/VB/25A 57/8 chromosome 9, ASM3005281v1, whole genome shotgun sequence nucleotide sequence CCCTAGTACCATTTATTTCACTGTTAACAGTGCCTAACCAACACTGCAAACACTTTATAGCCCTCTACTTTTACTTCCTAAACCTATTCCTCTACAAACCCTAATTGTCCATCTAAATTCTTAATCACTTCAGCCTACAAATAAGCTACAAATTCAACCTCAAGCCTCAGTCCTGCAAGCTGCCCTGCATCAATACATATATTAGGAAACATGAAATCCAACAAACTATTAAAAGGTGTTACCAATTGCAACATCTTAGTTAATGTAAGCCACTGCTTAATAGTGAAATTCAAATGAGATAAGGATTGATACAAATCAATTCCTTCACATGAATATTACTTTAAATATGACTTCTCATGAAGAAAGTGTCACATTATTCTAATTGTTCATTTGTGATTGGTTCTGAAGAAAAAAGGATGCCCCTTAGATCTTCTTAGATATAAGTGCTTGCCAGTTgtcacacaaaaaaaaaaagtgaccCATTACATGACACATCCCACACTTGTGTGCTCTAGAGAGGTACGTTGCTAGACCAACCCACAAGTGAGAACTAATGGTTTCGCCAGCCTCACGGCTCAGACCAGTTCCGATTTGCAACGGTTTAAGTTCATAATAGTTCCAGTTCAATTCACAGTTCGACCTCGATTCTAATGTAAAAAGAATTAAAGGGATCCAATAAAAATATGAATTGGGTTGGTTCCAGTCTAGTTTCAAGAAGGAGGGACGGAAACCGACCTCCTTATACCCAGTTCCAAGCGAGTTGTTAAAACGGGACCTTTGACCCAGTCCGATCCGAAATTTGACCAAACCTATCTAGCCTAGTTCATGGTTCAAACTAGCCTGTGGTCAGGTTTATACATAGCCTTACCCTTACTTTGCAAAGAGGCTATTTCCATGACTCAAACCTATGACCTCCAGGCCATAAATGGAGAACCTTTACTATCACACCAAAGCCACCCATACATAATtgtcacaatatatatatatatatatatatatataaaggcaaGAGCTTGCAACCTTTGCCTACAAAATCTTCACCcatcataaattaaaataaagttgAAATGCAATCTACAGCCACTAACCTGTGAAGGGAATGCAGACTTGAAAGCCTTTGGTTCAATATTGTAACCCCCAGGTCCTGTAGCTTTGTAGATTCCATATAGCAATTTCAAgtcaaaatcaaacaaaaatagcTTCATCCCTTCACAGATTTGTAGAACAACATCTCTCTTGCTTACTGGCAAACCTAAAACCTTGTAACGGTAGCAATCCTTCTTTGTCTTAGAGCTACACATAAATATCATTCCCATAAGTTTAGCATTTTTGTTTGAAGGTTCTTGCTCATTTGTATCCTTGACAGTCCCTTCATTGATGGCCTTCAAAGCTAACTTCTTCCTTGAGTATTTTCTCCCCTTTTTCTTCTGAGAAATATCTTCGACTTTATCTTCATCCTTCACCttttctttttcatcttcttcttgCACTAGTTCATCATCAACATTTGCTTTATTATTCAACTCCTCCATAGTTTGAAGGTTCTTCTTGTTTAAAGGTTTTTGATCATTTATATCCTTGACAATCACTTCATTCTTACCCTtcaaagccatcttcttctttaAGGCCTTTTTTCCTTTCTTCCTCAACTTATCTATTTTCTTGGAGATAGCTTCTATTTGTTCTTCATTCTTCACCTCTTCTTTTGTATCTTCTACATGTGCCACTTCTTCATTAGGATTCTCCTTGTTATTCAACTTCTCCACTGTATGTTCTTTCTCCTTGTCATGTCCTATAACCACATTTGACTCTTTTGTAAGCTCTTCCTTCCCTTTACCAACAGGAATCAAAATTGATTCTTTGCCATTCATCTTCACTGGCTCCAATAAAGTTATCTCAGTTTCAACATTGTCAATATTATCATTATTCATCTCTATTTGCATATTTTCTTTCTCCTCTTCACCCCTAATAACCATATCAAATTCTTTTGAAAATTGTTCCTTCTCTTCACCATCAAGAATCAAAATTGATTGTTCATCGTTCACCTTCACTATTTCTGAAGAAGCTCTATCAATTTCAATGGCCCCACTATTACCATCATTATCCACTTCTTCCATCTTATGTTCTttctccatttcaccttcaataTTGCCGTTGCTAGTTTTTGGTGTTCCGCTAAAAGCATCCTCGCCAATTATTTCATCCATTGGAAGTTTGGCAACCTGGATAATCGAATAACAGTTTTAATCAAGTAGATCCCAATAGAGATTTGAAGTGCAAGCAACAGAAATAACTAGGGTAACAACCAATAGTATTGCCAAATTGCCTCCCCTTAAAAGGAGTTCAAGAAATTGAGCTTCTAGTATTCTTTCTAGAATCTCTCAAGATCTCAAAGAGAACCTAGCACATGTACAACAACAAAGAACCATATTATTATGAGAGATCATCCTAGTGATGGAGAAATAGGATGTAAATGCCATTTAGGCACTAGCAAAGTTTGTGCAATTTGCTAGTACCCTAATGAATCAAATCCAAAGTATGATATTTATAAGAGCATGGACTAAAATTCCAAAACATCAAAATACATATGCACGAGACAAGATTCAATAGGAGCCAAAaggaaagaaggaaagaaagaaagaaaaaaaaggaggaaaaaaaaGACTATAATTATAAGATCTTTGcttaagacaaaaaaaaaaaaaaaaagattactaTCCCACATACCATGACAGCATAACAAGGCAAGCACTTGGTACCATTTTGGTAACCATAAAAAGTGGTATATTGGCgcaaatttatattaaatgtcTACAACACCACCCAACTATGGTTGATGCTATGGTACCCTTACACAATAAAATTTGGAATATTACTCCTGTAACATGGGGAAGGAAGAAAATTTTCGAGTtgacaatttataatttattaaattatgaatGCAGAGAATAGATGAAGAGAAGCCTATTACTCATTACATTTGTTTGTTCATCAAATCTCACATTCATGCTTCTTTGGAAGCACAAGACCTCACTTTGTTCATCAAGAATAATAGATCAGGAATAGGAATCATTCCTATGATTTAAGTTCTTAGTAAATGAGATTGAATGGAATTGGAATGAAATGGTCTTTACTGACAAATTTCTTTCCCATATATGGGCTAGGTATTAGGAATTAGGAATACAAATGAGAGACAAATCTCAATAACCAAACAAAACACAAGTATCATATGAGAATGATCatcattttgataaaaaaaaaagttctttCACCAAAAGCCAAGTCCAATAATATAAAGGAAATTAGGGTCACAAAGCAAATCACCTAGATAATTCCATGCACAATTCTAATCCATCCATTAGATATTTGCATAAAGGGGCAACCTATGGAACCTCAATTTGTTTCCATTTCCTCGATGTATCTCCTATTAAATATGCCGATCCTTGTCAACTTTATTATTATGTCACATCACATGATATCCTCCACATGATTGCTATAACTGTGCTTTTTCTTCTTGCTGTTTTTACTCATTGACAAAGTAAGAAGCAAACGAGATGATATGAAAATGGAAAAAATACAAACAGTCAATCAAGAAAAGACACATCAATGTCTAGGAGGAAGAAATTTATCAAAAACAGGATTGTGTAGTTTTAACGTCaccaaattatttttttacttaaAACTGAAGGGCACATTTATTTTCACAATATTTTCTAAGGAAACAATAAATTGTTAGAAAATGtgcctaaaaaaaaaacaaagttcTTAGAAAATTGGCTTTTCAACTTTTCCTGTTTTAAATGGACTTTTGAAACTAGCTTTTCCAGTTCTCTGATTTTCCTTCTGAAGTTCATAATAGAAAATTAGAAAACGTTCATATCACCTATTGAATGtagttttttaaaatttcctCTCAAGTTAGGAAAATTGGAAACTCCCATTTCTTAAATTTGGATAAATAACTGAGATCATGTCAATTTGTTTAGTTTTTCATGTTTtcatgatgaaaaattaattggaaAACATATATAGAAATTAGCAACGTCTGAGAAGAAAGCTAAAAGAATCTGTTGAAATGCAGGCTAGAATTTCTTCAAAAAGTACTGAGCTTTTCGCATGGAAACAAGCTAATATCCAAGCCAAAAGAATGTAAATTCAAATATTAcccaaatgtttgaataactgcATCTTAAACCTTGATAAGAGTTCTTAGCAACTATAAACTATTCAAGGAACAAGAAATGTGGAATGCAATGAATCTACTAACGCATTATCATGAAACATAAATTACAGCAAAAGAATTCAAAATATGAATCTATTAAGAACAACCTTGGCAATATCTTAAGCACATGAATTAGCCAACTACGAGCCCACAGGATGAGAACACAATAGAAGTGACTAATTAAGCTCTGAATCtaaatttcttaaaaaattaaagctgaaacaagtacaaaacaataGATCGAAACGAAATATATGACATCGCTAGGGAAATGAAATTCGCCAAGaatttaaaaagaaagaaaaaacaaATAAATGGTAAAATCAACCCTCAGTGACATCGCTACCTCGCGATTAACAAAAAACTGCAATCAGAGGATGAGGAGGACTCACCTTTCTTCCAGTGAGAGAGAGAAAGAGCGAGAGAGATTGAGAATCACCCtatcgagagagagagagagagagagagagagagagcgagagagagGATGATTGCAGAGAATTTACTTAAATTTGGGCTGATATTTATATAGTGGTAAGCATCTCTCAATTGTTGATGAAGAGCGGAAACCGTCTGATGCTCTGATCATAAGGGTATTAGCTGGGTCTTAGGCAACGGCAGTTGCAGATTTAAGGTGACTTCCATGCTCATTTTGTTGTCCGAAACTTTTAATTATTGTTCTTGAAATTATGGgattaatgataaaaaaaataaatccttaattaaaattgataatatataattttttaaatagttctggtaaaaaaaatttaaatattaaaaaaaattatatattatcaattttaatttaaaatataatataaataataattttacctaattaagtggattaaaattgaaaattacatataaaattattttttcttgatGATAAAATTAATGCATTTTCTTATCAATTACTAAAAAATATTACTACaattaattttgaaagaaaaaatatttatattttttagggGATCATGTAATTGACAAGTATGGCACCAGAAAATCATGTATTTTTTAGTGGACTACACAAATGTGTGATGCACACTAGAAGTGAGCATGATAAAAGACAGTGATGGTAGAGAGTTTTCTACCCTCTTCATTTCTGCAAAATCACTAGGTCACCATTTGGATTAGATCAAAGACCCATGAAGCTTTTGGCTGTTTTTCTACCATTTTGTCTAGCTAGCCTTGGCCATCAACAAGCCCTTTTCACCATTTGTCAAGCTACTTGTTTTtctaccctctctctctctctctcttttaaatTCCAAATTTAGGGATTAAAGAATATAatgtaaagtttttgaacaatttTATAGCTAACTTCCTTTTAACAAAAATCtcaaacaaaatgaaattaattaatttttggcCAAATGCATTTTCAAATTCACAtccttaaatttgaaattttctatCCACATTTACCTTGCCAAACTGGTTTACAGGCTCACCAGTTACCATACATATTTAAGTAGCCTATGCAGCCATGCAATTGGTTATAAATAATGAACTCCTTCAACAAAAGAACCAAAAGAAGCAGCAGATGGAGGAGGGCTAAAGTTGATTCATCCAGCTATGACTAGTTATGACACAATTCTGTAAATTGTGTGCTAAATCAAACATCAAGGTCGTTTCTATTCTGCTAATGAACCAGTTCTTTCGGTTGCAGTTAACCCAATTTAAAATAACGGAAGCAATTAAAAAGaaatgaataattttcatgaaattaatcCATTACTTTGAGGTTACAGGAGAATGAATCATATACAACTTTTTTTTGTTAAACAAGAAGATTATACCAACCCTCTACAATCTTGCATCTGAGCGCGTCAACTGCAAAGCTGAGAGCACAACTGCTGAACTTGGGAAGACGAATCATCTGATAGTAGATAGAGGTGGCTTTTCCCATTGTTCAAGCATGTCAAGTTGAAATAATTTCCAAGTTGGCTTGACTGGAAGGACAACAATAAGGTACAGAAGTGGACAAGAAATCAGAAAAGTAAAACAACAATATAAGCACCATGAAACGCTAATAATTTTGTTTGATCAGAGATATAATTGACACAAGAAGAAGAATCAGACCCTGTAGCACCAAAAACATTGGAGAATGCACATCGGCCATATAAGGCCtgacttatctcaataaatatatggctttcaaaattttagttaaatGACAAATTAATTCCCTATATTTACTTTCAATAACAGTTTTTTCCTCTCTAAAGTCAATTATTGGGCCTTTTCCAAACCAACAAAGAACAAGGGAGCAGAGAGAGCGGAGATATCAGTTACCTCAcaagaaaaattctgccacttgcagCTCCATAATGAGGTAGGGACACAGCTCAAATAATGACACCAAGAACAGTAATTATTCAAATCCGCCCCTCGAAGGAGTGCAAGCAACCCAGCAGTAAATCTGGAAAAGAGCACAATAAGTCTGTTAAGAAGACTCCTGAATATTCTACCAATGCCTGACAAAACATTTGTGAATTTGTCAATATGACGATCTCAATTATATATGGTAAATAACAACTAAGGAAGCCTTCTCTTAATCATCTCATTTTCGCAACATAATCAATTGGACAATCTGCCACAAGGTGACCATGCATGGTAAAAAAGATCCAAtcaatgataatatcaaaatctaatTAAGAAGAGTAACTACTTGCTAGGCTTATTTATATCTCACCCGGCTAGTTTTATCCATATGCTAAAAAAGGAACTTTTTTTAATCACAGCAaccattaaaataaatatacataCAATCAAATAAGTAAACAAAATCCCAAACATAAAAATAACTTACCCAACAATCAATAGTATCAGAGAGACAACCCACAGTACATACTGATATGTCTTGTGTCTAGATTTAGATGGAGGTGCAATGTATCCTGGAGGACAAGCCTTTTGGTTAACCCATCCAAACTGGGGCCGAATTAACAACACAAATCCGAGAAGAAAACCAGAAAGAAATCCTCCAATATGGGCAAAGTTATCCACATGTGGAAGGATTCCAACTGCTAAATTTATTATGATGATCAAAACAAGAGTCAATAATGCTGCCAACTGCACATGAAAATCCATATATGTAAGTTAGCTTGGTCCCAAATATTGCATTCTTCAAGTGGTGAGATATTTACTAGGAAACTATGTTTCATTCCAGAGTAACTGAATGCACCTTATTTGCATATATGGTCCAGTTTGTAATCAGCTCTGAAAGCATGCCTCCAAGTAGGCCAAAAAGTGCACCAGAGGCACCAACGGAGATACCCATCTGAATAAAAAGAGCTGACAACAAACTCCCACCAAAACCAGAAATAACATAGACCAACCCAATTCGGACTGTAAAAATGTAAatcaaagaaattataatttgtgCTTGATAAGTGTTAGCTAATCTTCAACCAAAAATAACAAAAAGATCCAATGCTGCACACAAGTTCAGAGACTTCCTCTCCTACCCACCTCCTCTTCAAATTATCATCCTTTATACACATTCATGAAGCTGCTGATCTACTCTGGATATTTCTTATATATAAGCGCAGTCTGAAACAGCCCAGCCATTGAATGTGTTACTTTTCTAGTGTTTTTGAGTaagttttttatatttttaaatttgtgcACTGTGATTGAATCAAGTATTTTATCAATGAAAGCAACTTCATAATTACCATCACAGGGTCAGATTAACAGATGTTCACATGACTGCAAATATCATACAATTTCTTCAAAAACTTCCGACTCAAAGTAGACAACAAATAACAGACAGCACTCAGATAtattttcagtatttaaattcAGTAGAGTACACAATTATGTTTCATTTATCCATCTATAAACCACCTGGTAACTTCTCTGTTATTAATTTGATACCTAAACTTAAAATGACTGAATGATTTATAATTAATTCTTGCATCCACCAGAAAGAACTGCTACTAAGGATTATTTACTTGTATTGTCATATACATAGATAATCCCAATGCACCTAGTAACTTCTCTGTTATCAATTTGATACCTAAACTTAAAAAGACCGAACAAATTATCATTAATTCTTGCATCCACCAGAAAGAACTACTACTAAGGATCATTTACTTGTACTGCCACATACATTGCTATACCACATAGCCACATACAACTGTTTCTGAGAGTTGCAACTACTAGAACGATAAATGAAGCAGGTTTCATGTAAAAGCATGACAAAATTGACAACAATGGTGAAAATGAGAAAGTAGATGCATACTAAACCCAAATTCTTGCTCAAGGCGAATTCCAATAAATACAAGACTCAACATGTTCGCGAGCAGATGGAAGACTCCTGCGTGCAACCATATGCAAGAAATGAGGCGCCAAGCCTGGTGCCGATGCACCACTTTATCCACGTCTAGAGCTCCCATCTTCTCTAATCTGAAGAAACAAACAAATACTAGAAAATATTAGACCCAGAAAAAACACACTTTATGCTTTCCCCAGACCCGAAGCAAATAAAACAGAAGATAGCTCCATCTATTATCTATAAGCAGTAAAGTTAGCGATGAAGAACTCTTAAGGGCACAATTTAAAGCGCAAACATTGGATAAAACATCAGAAAATCCTACCAACATTTCAAAGATTTTTGTGCTAAGTTAACAAATACGAAGTCACCAGAAATAATTGAAAAATGATTCATTTAGTTTTAGCATTCCAACTAAATGAGTCGGAAAATCCAGAAGAAGCTCATAGTAATTAGTGCAACTAAGTTCAAAATAATTGCAATTGGGATTCCTGCCCAACAAGGGAAAAATAAAAATCTCCAATATTCACCCACTACACATTCCAA carries:
- the LOC110640593 gene encoding RHOMBOID-like protein 1, with translation MVGRERELAENGVEVKVHSQQGDNAGHPVGASSTLLPKRSTPSPAVPSHHSHHQQYVLSADFRPFRRWMPWLVPLFVLANTVLFFITMYVNDCPKNSESCIGKFLGRFSFQPIKENPLLGPSSSTLEKMGALDVDKVVHRHQAWRLISCIWLHAGVFHLLANMLSLVFIGIRLEQEFGFIRIGLVYVISGFGGSLLSALFIQMGISVGASGALFGLLGGMLSELITNWTIYANKLAALLTLVLIIIINLAVGILPHVDNFAHIGGFLSGFLLGFVLLIRPQFGWVNQKACPPGYIAPPSKSRHKTYQYVLWVVSLILLIVGFTAGLLALLRGADLNNYCSWCHYLSCVPTSLWSCKWQNFSCESSQLGNYFNLTCLNNGKSHLYLLSDDSSSQVQQLCSQLCS
- the LOC110640618 gene encoding uncharacterized protein LOC110640618, with protein sequence MDEIIGEDAFSGTPKTSNGNIEGEMEKEHKMEEVDNDGNSGAIEIDRASSEIVKVNDEQSILILDGEEKEQFSKEFDMVIRGEEEKENMQIEMNNDNIDNVETEITLLEPVKMNGKESILIPVGKGKEELTKESNVVIGHDKEKEHTVEKLNNKENPNEEVAHVEDTKEEVKNEEQIEAISKKIDKLRKKGKKALKKKMALKGKNEVIVKDINDQKPLNKKNLQTMEELNNKANVDDELVQEEDEKEKVKDEDKVEDISQKKKGRKYSRKKLALKAINEGTVKDTNEQEPSNKNAKLMGMIFMCSSKTKKDCYRYKVLGLPVSKRDVVLQICEGMKLFLFDFDLKLLYGIYKATGPGGYNIEPKAFKSAFPSQVRFNVYEDCLPLPEEKFKKVIKDNYYQKNKFDCRLTSEQVKNLCKLFRAASNTSELKGLQRNPGAKTRTFTDRDKSRKRHHIAEIHKFADQDRTRKRRLDTYEREIYASPVAPLPSCVPLPRAPTLVPPPQSYAYERILERNDYRMDPPVEHQDGLFRDLELRRREQIKHARYPFHEHHDRWFLDSEMRYRGEIEHRDPDVLYRDHDLSYSASQPSEYQPYTRTLHRPASPPHGIGLYDRYVGARSWY